Below is a window of Saccharomonospora viridis DSM 43017 DNA.
CTCGCCGCCGCCGCGACCCGGAGGTTGGCTCGCGTGGCCAACCACATCCCGAGATAGCCGATGAAGAACGAGAACGCCGCGCCGACGAGGAAGAACACCGACCGCCCTATGCGCTCACCCAGGTTCTCGGCGGGTAGGACGAGGAGCAAAAGGAACACCACCACGCCGAAAACGGCGAGCGTGTTCCGTTGCCGATTGAGGTAGGCAGCCGCGCCTTCCTGCACGGCTTTGGCGATTTCCTGCATCTTCTCGGTGCCCTGCCCAGCGGCCAGCACCTCTTTGAGTAGGAGATAACCGATGACCAATGCTGCAAGGGCGACCACGGCGACCACGGCGACGATGCCGTAGTCACCTCCGGAAAGCTCCAGGGAGCCTTCCGCGAGGAGTTGCCGGGACATTCGTTGTCCTCCTGAAACATCGCCTGTTGCCCACGCCGGTTGGTCTTGGCCAAAACGCGACCGAGTGTGCCGACGACAACAGTGGGATCTTCGCCACTATCTTCTGTTGTTCGGCGGAGTCTATTGGTATTGGAGTCCGCCGGCGCAATAGTGACCCAGGTCGCAAACGGGTAATAGCGGTGTGAATTTGATCACTTGACATGCGTGCTTGTGGCCACGTTGAACGCGTGTGCGAAGCTCGAAAGGTGGCAGATCGGGTGATAAATCGACAAAGACACTCGTTTGTCGGTGGGCGACCGTGACCGACGACGCGGGCACTCGGGCACACCGCCTTCTTCATCGGACGACGGCGGGGATCCCTGAAGACCTCTCCCCCGTCACGCACGTCGCGAATCTGCCCGCGGCGGAGCCACGTCACACCGAATGGCCCGAGTGGGTACCCGACCGAGTACGAGACGTACTGCGGAATTCCGGCATCGACAGACCATGGGCCCACCAGGCCGAAGCGGCATCACTGGCGTGGGATCGGCATAACGTCGTCGTGGCCACGGGCACCGCCTCGGGGAAGTCGCTGACCTACCAACTACCCGCACTCTCCACCTTGGTGACGGACGGCAAGGCGACCGTCCTCTACCTGTCTCCCACGAAGGCCCTGGCCACCGACCAGCTACGTGCTGTGTCCGATATGGACATCGAAGGTGTCCGTCCCGCCACCTACGACGGGGACACCCCACGCGGCGAACGCCCGTGGGTGCGGGACCACGCCCGATGGGTCTTCACGAACCCCGACATGCTGCACCGCGGCGTGTTGCCCGCCCACCCGCGTTGGGCACGGTTCTTCCGGGGCCTGACCTACGTCGTCGTCGACGAGTGCCACGCCTACCGCGGCGTGTTCGGCTCCCACGTCGCGCTGCTGTTGCGCAGACTGCGACGAATCGCCCGGCACTACGGGGCCGAGCCCACGTTCATCCTCACCTCGGCGACCACGGCCGAGCCCGCCGAATTCGCCACCCGACTGATCGGACAGGACTGCGTCGCCGTCACCGAGGACACCTCACCTCGGGGTGCCAGGACCGTGGCGTTGTGGGAACCCCCGCTGTTGCCGGAGTTGACGGGTGAGAACGACGCGCCCGTCCGTCGTTCCGCGGGAGCGGAGGCGGCCCGCATCCTCGCCGAACTCGTCATCGAGGGCGCTCGCACGTTGGCGTTCGTACGTTCTCGTCGGGGCGCTGAACTGACGGCCCTCGGTGCGCGTCGCATCCTCGCCGAGGTGGCCCCCGAACTCGTCGACAAGGTCGCGGCTTATCGTGCCGGCTACCTGCCCGAGGAACGCCGCGAACTGGAGTCCGCTCTCCTTGAGGGTCGACTGCTGGGTGTCGCGACCACGAACGCGCTGGAACTCGGTGTGGACATCTCCGGTCTGGACGCGGTGGTACTCGCGGGATATCCGGGGACATTGGCGTCGTTTTGGCAGCAGTCGGGGCGCGCGGGCCGCGCGGGTGCCGACGCACTCGTCGTGTTCGTGGCCCGGGACGATCCGCTCGACACCTATCTCGCACATCATCCGGAGGCGCTGCTGGAGCGGCCCGTCGAGAGCGCTGTGCTCGACCCCACCAACCCTTACGTGCTGGCTCCCCACCTGGCGTGCGCGGCCGCGGAGTCGGCGCTCAAGTCCACCGATCTGGACCTCTTCGGCGCAACCGAGGCGCGCGCCGTCCTGGACGACCTCGTCGCGGAGAAGGTTCTGCGTCGACGGCCGAGTGGCTGGTACTGGACGGCGCGGGAACAACCGCACCACGAAGTGGACATCCGGGGGTCCGGGGCGGAGCAGGTCGCGGTGGTGGAGGCCGACACTTCCCGGTTGCTCGGCACCGTCGATGCCGTATCGGCGTGCAGCACGGTTCATCCGGGCGCGGTGTATCTCCACCGTGGCGAACCGTACGTGGTGGACGAACTGGACTTGGAGCACGGTGTCGCCTTCGTGCACGCCGAGGATCCGGAGTGGAACACTTCGGCGCGGGACGTGGTGGACATCGAGATCCTGGACGTCGTCAAGCGGCACGTCCACGACGGTGTGACCGTGAATCTGGGGCATGTGGCGGTGACCTCGCGGGTCGTGGGCTATCTGCGCCGACTGCCGTCCGGGGAGGTGTTGGACCACATCCCTCTCGACCTGCCTGAGCAGGTGCTGCACACGCGCGCCGTCTGGTACACGATCAGCGAGGAACTGTTGTGTGGTCCACGCAGGAGGCCGGGGATCACCGGTGTGGAACCGGCGCGTGTCCCCGGCGCCCTGCATGCCGCCGAGCACGCGGCGATCGGCCTGCTACCGCTGTTCGCGACGTGTGACCGGTGGGACATCGGCGGCGTCTCCACCGCGGTGCACGCTGACACCGGGGAGGCGACGGTGTTCGTGCACGACGGTCATCCCGGAGGTGCGGGATTCGCCGATCGCGGTTTTGCCGCGTTCGTCCCCTGGCTCACCGCTACGCGGGAGGCCGTGCTCTCCTGCGAGTGCCCGGCGGGGTGCCCGTCCTGTGTTCAGTCGCCCAAGTGCGGGAACGGCAACGAACCACTGGACAAGGCGGGGGCTGTGGCCGTGCTGGACATCGTCCTGGCCGCGGTCGGGGCTGCGGCCGGGCACGGCCACTTCGACGATCAGGCCGCCGACGACCAGGTGGACAACTCGCGTTGAGTGTCCACCTGGGACTCACTGCGCAACGCACGCATGAGAACGTCGTGCACGATGTCGGCTTGGGGCAGCTTCCAGCCCCAGACATCGGGCTTGACCCTCCAGTGCACGACGCCGTGTTCGAACGGCGTCGGCGGAAGTGGGATCCAGCCACCCTTTCCGTGTCGTCTGATCCCTTCCACTTCGGACAAAGTTGAGGGGAAGCTCTCGGAACTCGAGGTGAGGAACAGCCAACGCCCGTTCGGCATGGCGACGATGGGCGCGGGTCGACCCGTGGCCCGCAACAGCATGGCGGCACGGCGGCCGAGGTTGTCGTCGACCTCGACGGCGTCTACGACGGTACCGGTGGCGACGAGGAGGCTGTACGGTTTGCCGGTCCACCACGCTGCCACCTGTTGCGGGTGGGCACCGAGACGACGTTCCCAATCACTGTGGACGGGGACGGGACCGGTCCACTCGGCGGAGTCACGCGTCTGGGTGACTCCGCCCGCATGGGCGGTATCGGCATCGCTGTCCGGATAGGTTCCCGGAATCACCGGCCAACCACGCCACGCGAGACCGATCGCCTCGGCCCGCAGCTCGATACGGAAGGCAGCACGCCAGCTATTCGGCCATTGGGTGTCCAACATGTCGTACTCGCGCCTCCTCGGAAGTGACCACCATTGGTCGTTCTGCTGTGAACAACTCAACGGCAAATTGCAGGCTGCCGGAAGCACCCACTCGGCAATCGGCTACCGGTGGACGACGAATGAGCCGGTGAGCAACATGCGGGCCGAACCCGGGAACCCGCTGGCGGCACCGGTCGTCGCCACCCGCTCACGCTCCGGGATGCCCGAGTCGGCCAGATGCCGTGACAACCTTCGCTTCCGTACCGTTCACCGCTACCAATCGACCGTTGCTCGCAGTCATGGTGCTCTGGCGGACGGATCAGCGTCCACCGATGAACGCCCGCCGATCGAACCGGCCGTGTCCTCCTTTTCGACAACGGCATCCGTCGTCGGAGTGCCGATCACCGGCCCCGCTCTCGCCTTAGCCGTGACCGTTCCACCCAATCCGGCCGGCCCCCTCACTTCCGACTGGACAGTCACCAACACGTCCCATCCGTCGAGCCGGCATTCAGCGACCCGGACCCTCATCCTGCGGGCCGACTCCTCAGCATGGGCACACGCCGCCATCTCACCGTCGATCGCGCGGCCCGCAGCGCCCAACGCCGCCAGATCGGCACCTCCAGCGGCTCGGTGGCGGGCCACCACCACGGCCCCGAGTGTCCACACAACACCGACGATGACGAGGAGGACGGCGATCGCCCCCGCCGCCCACACCGTCGCCGCGCCCGTATCGTCACCGTCACGCGGCCGCACTGCCGCTTCCCCGTTCGACGCCGGGTTCCAGCCGCGCTTGCGCCTCGGCTTGTGGAGTCACTCCGGGCAACACCGACCGGGCACTCACCCGGACCAGCACGGTGTCCCCACTGAGGTTCACGGTCATGGTCGAACCGGCCGGTGCGAGAGCGTCGACCAATCGCTTCGCCCCCACCTCCGGTTCTCCGCGTGCGAGTGCCCGGGCGGCCTGGGCGGCGGCATCCGTACACCGCAGCTGGTCGACGGCCGCCATCACGCCGGCGAGCACGAAGGCGAAGACCGCCACCAAGGCACAGAGGCCGATGGCCGCTTCCACCGTGACACTGCCTCTGTCATCGCCTCTGTCATCGCCTCTGTCATCGTTTCGGCCCATGTCGATCGACAGGTAGCGAGTACACATCTAGAAATCCACGGAAATCGCCCGCTCGATGAGCGAGGTGAGAGCCGTCAACACGGAATCCCCCGTGACGATCGCGTACAGCAGAGCGGCGAACGCCGCTGCCGCGATCGTGCCGATGGCGTACTCGGCGGTGGACATGCCTTCGTCCGAACCATCGGTGTCGAGGATTCGATCGAGCATCGCGGAAGTCCTTTCTCGGTTGTGGAAACGGAAACGAAAACCGTTGTCACGGCGTGACGGTGAGGTGGTCGGCGAGACCGAGGACGACCGGAATCACCCCCAGACATAAGAAAGCCGGGAGAAAACACAGCCCTAGTGGGCCGGCGACCAGCACGCTCGCCCGCTGCGCCCGTGCTTCGACACGGTCTGTCGCGGCATTCCTGATGCGCTCGGCGAGCGCGAAGGCCTGCGCGGCCAACGCACTGCCGGACGAGGCGGTCCGGCACGCCGCACGAGCGAGTTCAGCCGTGTCGGGATGGTTCCGGGCGTGTTGCCACGCGGATTCGGCGCTCGCGCCGAGCGCGAGCGCATTACCCGTGGATCGGAGCACCTCGGCGACCGGGCCGGTAGCCACGTCGGCGACCGTCGACACCGCCGTCGGCACCGGCAGACCGGCGATCAGGCAAGCCCCCAACAGATCCGCGAGAAATGCCGTGTCCGCGGCCGAACACCCGGGCGAATCACCGACCGCATCACCGTGTGACGACGTCCGCCGCGGCAGGCGCAATCGCATGACCCCGACAGCGGACCGGGGCCGAACCGACGGAGCTGTCCGCAGCACGTCCCGCAGACGAGCGGAGGCCCTCGAGGGCAGCAGCAGTACCGCCGTCGCGACGAGCACGGCGATGCTCATCGTGTTGCTCATTGGAGCACCCGCCCGGTCATCGACGAGGTCCACGCGACACCGGCCACGAGTAGAGCGGCCCCTACGACGAACAGCACGGAACCGACGGAGGTCCCCATGAGCACGGGGATCGGAGCGGCCCCCATGGCCTCGCCGAGGACGAGACCCGCCACGGGGAGGAAGGCCAGCACCGCCGCGCCCGCTCTCGGACCGGCCAACCGCGCGTCGAGCTGCCGGGCCGACCGGGCCGTGGTTTCCATGTCCCGGTGCACGGCGTCGAAGACATCGGCCAAGGGAATGCCGTGCCGTGCCGACAACGCCCACGACGTGGCGAGTCGTCCGAATATGCGGTCGACGTGTTCCATTCCCGGCCCGCAGGCGGCTCGGACCTCCGGTTCCGCCGTGGGTACACCGCTGAACCGCGCCGATGCGGCGAGTCCGCGCAGTCGGTCCGCCAACGGTCGTGGAGCCTCCCTCGCCACGTTCTCGACGGCGGTCACCGGGTGGGCCCCGGCTCGCAGTTCCGTGACCACTCCCCGAAGCAGCGATGCGAGATCACCGCAGACGGCGACCGTCGTTCGCGCACGTACCCGGGCCCTTCGGTGCAATACGACCGCCGCCACGAGCAGTCCGCATCCCACCGTGGCACCCATACCGACGGTCAGGACACAACCGACCGTCACGCACACGGCGAAAGCGGTCAGGAAACGTCGGTGGGGTCCCGTCGACCGTGCCATTTCCCCGTCGTCCGGATGCCCGCTGGGAAACACGGTGGGTCGGAGGAGTCGGGCGAGTCGCTGTCCCGCGGCGCGCGATGGCCACAGCAGTAAACCGATCGCGGACACCGTCATCGCGGCGATCAGCACGACGCCACCCCGCCGCTTGGTGTTCGGGTGTCCCGTCGTGAAAGCAGCGCCAAGGTGAGCGGTGAATCGCGGGTCAATCGCTCACCCGGACGCCATGCGGGTTCAACGCTCACAACATCGCCGCGACGACGCACCAGGCCGATCTCGGCGAGCACCCTGCGCCCCGACGGTTCTCGGCGCATGTGCAGCACGACCTGGACCGCAGCGGCGAGCTGACTGTGCAGTGCCTCCCGGGAGAGCCCCCCGAGCGCTGCGAGCGCTTCGAGCCGTGCGGGTACTTCGGCGGGTGCGTTGGCGTGCAGCGTGCCCGCACCGCCGTCATGCCCCGTGTTCAACGCAGTCAACAGTTCCACGACCTCGCGTCCCCGCACCTCTCCGACCACGAGTCGATCAGGCCGCATCCGGAGTGCCTGCCGCACCAGCTCCCGGAGCGTGACCTCACCCGCTCCCTCCACGTTGGGTGGGCGCGCCACCAGCCGGACGAACTGGGGATGGTCGGGCTGCAACTCACCGACGTCCTCAACGCAGACCACTCGCTCGGCGGGATCGACGGCTCCCAAAAGCGCGCCCAGCAGCGTGCTCTTACCGGACCCCGTCGCCCCGGACACGAGGAACGCCAACCGTGCCTTCACGAGGGCTTCGAGCAGTGCCAAACCGGCGTCGTCCACCGTGCCGAGCCGACGCAGGGAACGCAGGTCGTGCGTGGCGGGACGCAATACGCGTAGAGACAGGCATGTGCCGTCGGCCGAGATCGGCGGTAGTACGGCATGCAGCCGAATACGCCCTCCCGGTCCGCTGCCCGGCAACCATCCGTCCACGAAAGGCTGTGCGTCATCGAGTCGCCGTCCCGCGGCGAGCGCCAACCGCTGGGCGAGTCTGCGCACGGCGTCCTCGCCCTCGAACCGGACATCGGTCCGGTGAAGACCGTCGGGCCCGTCCACCCATACCTCGTCCGGCCCCGTGACGAGGATGTCGGTGATCTCGGGAGTCGCCAGGAGCTTCTCCAACGGCCCCACCCCGGCCAGTTCGTCGTCCAACAGCTTCAACGCGGCGAGCACGTCGAGATGGCCCGCGACGCCACCCGCTTCGGCGCGCACCGCATCGGCCACCGCCCGTGGGTCCGTGGCGGCGTCCGTACCGGCGAGTCTGGCCCTGACCCGATCGACGAGATCGGCACTCATCTCTCCCCCTCTTCGTTCTCCCGGCCTGTAACGGCCGCTCGTCGTGGCCCCGCTCCCCCGTCTCCGCCCGCCGATTCCACGACCTCGAAAACTAAGTCCCTTGTAGACAATCAGGTCGTCGAACGCCTCGACGTAGCAGCGAAGCGGAAACCACACAGGTGCCTTCTGTGCACCATCAGTTCGATTACCCGATCCAGTTCAGACCACAGTGGACTCACAAGGACCGGTCCGATGGCACGTTCCTAGGATTCGGCGAGTACCGACAAAACGGTTCCGGAGACCTTGCCGATTCGCCTACCGGGGTCGAACCTCCCGCGGTCCATGGCCCGAACCATGGACCGCTCGTCCCGTAGCCAGCCGAGCACGGGCGCCCCCACGGCCTCGACCACATCGGCCTCGCTGAGGCTGGTCGCCGCGGAGGCCCTGACCACCACGGCGATCCGGGCGATGCGCTCGGACAGTCGATGACGCACCCGCGCGGCCGACACGCAGCCCCGGACATCGGCGGGCACCACCAGCACGGCGAGATCGGCGCGTCGCAGCACCTCGTCGGCAGCCGGACTCGGATGTCGGGGCACATCGCACACCACCGTCCGACCCGCTCTACGCCCGGCGTCGACGACGGCGGCCAACGCAGCCTCCGTCGGACCCGGCCCCGTCCGGTCACAGGACAGGATCGACATTCGACCCCGTCCTCGTCGCCGGAACGGAAGGACGGCGTCCAACTCAGCCATCGACACCCTTCCCGAGGACACCCGCACATCGGACCAGCGCAGCCCCTCGTCCGCCTCGGCGCCCAACACCAGATCCAAACCCCCACCGAGCGGATCGCAGTCCACCAACAGCGCCGCCCCACCGGAACGCGCCGCGGCCAGCCCCACGCTCGCCGCCAGCACCGACGCTCCCGCCCCTCCCCGGCCACCGATCACCGCGAGCACTCGCCCCTCACGGTCACTCGGTTTCTCGGCGACATCGGCGAGCGCGGTGACGACGACGTCCTCATCTGCGGGAAGGACGGCCACACCGTCCACCCCCAGCGCGACGGCCGCCTTCCACTGCTCCGGAGTGGGGGTGTCCGTACGCACCAGCAACACCCCGGACCTGCGCGGGACGTCGATCACGTCGGGGACGTGATCGATCAGCACCAATGGCGCGTCCGACCAACGCGGACGTGCTGCCGCGGAATCGGTGACGTGGTGGAGTTCGCACCCCACGGCCGCGGCGAGTCGAACGACGTGTTCGCGGACGGTGTCGTCGGTCATGAGCGCGAGCGGTCGCTCGTCGACGTCGGAGACCGCCGCCACCGCCGTCGCCGCTGTGGCCTCCGTCCCGATCATCGCCGCATCATCGCTTCATCACAGCCTCCCCCAGTCGTCCGCGGCCCTCCGCGGTCGTTCGCGTTCCGACACCACGGTCACGCGAATCGGTACGGCACACCAACCCGTGCCCGGACGAGCTGTGGATAACCGGGGCCCTGTGGATAACCCTGTGGACAACTGTGGACAACCCGGGGATAAGAGAGGCGGCCCTCGCCAGGGGGAGGAGCGAGGGCCGCCGAACTTCAGTCCCGGGGGGCGGACTGAACGCGTCCGGTCATACCGGACAACTCCACTGTAACCCGCTGGACAGTGTTTGCGGTCCCACCAAACGACGAGCGGCCCACCACAATCGGTCAATGTCCGGTCGGTGTCCGGACAGCGGCGCACCGCCATCGCGTCAGCGGGTTCCCATGGCCCACCGCTCACGCCGGTTCCCATATCGTGTTGTCGTGTCCGCAGCCGACAACACCTCCACCGCATCGACCCCACGACCCGCCACCTCGGCGGCGTTCTTCGACCTCGACAAGACGATCATCGCGTCGTCCAGCGCGCTCGCGTTCAGCAAACCGTTCCTCCGCCAGGGCCTCATCAACCGCAGGGCCGCTCTGAAAAGCGCCTACGCCCAGCTGATGTTCTCCTTGTCCGGGGCCGACGCCAACCGCACCGAGCGGCTGCGCGCCGAGATCTCCCGGATGTGCGCGGGGTGGGACGTCAACCAGGTCAAGGCCATCGTGAGCGAGACCTTGCACGACGTGGTCTCCCCCTTGGTCTACGCCGAGGCCACCGAGCTGATCGAACGGCACAAGGCCGAGGGCAGGGACGTCATCGTCCTGTCCGCCACGGGTGAGGAGTTGGTGCGGCCGATCGCCGACATGCTGGGCATCACCCATTGCGTGGGCAGCCGGATGGAGATCGTCGACGGCCGGTACACCGGCACGGTGGAGTACTACTGCTACGGCGAGTACAAGGCCATCGCAGCGCGTCGGCTCGCCGCCGAGCACGGCTACGACCTCGCCGCCTCCCACGCCTACACCGACTCCAGTACCGATCTCCCCCTGTTGGAGACCGTCGGCCATCCCCACGCGGTGAACCCGGACAAGGCGTTGCGCAGGATCGCCGTCGAACGGGGGTGGCCGGTACACACGTTCACCAACCCGGTGTCCCCGCGCGCCCGGATCCCGACCCCCGCCACGGCAGCGGCCGTGGGGATCGGGGTGAGTGCCGTGGCCGCGGGCGCGACTCTGTTCGGATTGACCCGGAAGAAACGGAAAGATCCGCCGGCGAAGGCCTGAGGCGGCTCGATGCCGGGCTCCTCGGCGTCAGGGGCTCGCGGGAAATCCGGTGGAAAACGTCTCGCGAATCCCTTGAAGTGACCTTCATCACTGACTACAAAGGGAAGTACGGAGGTTCCTCGGCCAGGGACCCAGCGGAAGAGAAGCTCGGTCCACCCCGACGGAACGTCCGGACGTGAACCTCGGGTACCCACGCGCAGCTCGCCGCGGAAGGCTTATCGTCGAGGGACTGCGTAACGGGACGCCGGACGCCGAGTACCCGGGAATGACGACACCGCATGCACGCTTGTTCGCCCGATCGGTTCACGTGAGAACGTAGCGCCCGTCGCCCCAGCGGCCACGGGCGCTACTTCTGTACACCCGGGCGATGTCCCTCAACCTTCCACACAGTCGTGCGACCTCCGCACGCTTTCCGCTCACCCCGTGCGATCTTCAGGTGGTTTTGCCTGATTCCCCTCGACTCCGCAGAGCTTTCGGTAGTCCGTTCGCCGGAACCCGTTGCCACTTTGGGTCATTGACCAGTCACGCATTCGTTAGTAGCTTTCGCATGCCGACTCGCATAGGTGGACTTTCCACATCTCGCGTGACCGCTTACCGGAGGCTTCGTGACCACTGCCAAAGCCCGTCCTTGGAAAGCCTGCGCGGCCGCCGCGCTCGTAGGCTTACTCGCCGTGACCACCGGCTCGGCATCCGCCCAACCGCATTCCCCCTCGCCATCGGGTGACCAGCAGACCCAACGCCACTGGGGGAAGCGGAGCTGGCCCGAGCGCACCTTGCGTGCGATGACGTTGGAACAGAAGGTCGGCCAGTTGTTCGTCGCCGACGTCTGGGGCCAGTCGGCCGACGAAGCGCATCCCGGCAACCAGGAGAAGTACGGCGTCGACACCCCCGCCGAAGTGGTGCGCAAGTACCACGTCGGCGGCGTCATCTACTTCAACCACAGCGGCACCGACAACATCGAGACACCGCGGCAGGTCGCGCGGCTGTCCAACGGTCTCCAGCGCGCGGCCCTGCAGTCACAGCCGCGTGTCCCGCTGATCGTCTCCGTGGACCAGGAAGGCGGCCGGGTCACCCGCATCGCCGAGCACGTCACCGAATACCCGAGTGCCATGGCGCTCGGGGCGTCCCGGGATGTCGAGGGTGCTCGCACGGCCGCGGCCATCAGCGCGGCGGAGCTGCGTGCCATGGGGATCAACCAGAACTTCGCGCCGGTCGCCGACGTGAACTCCAACCCGCTGAATCCGGTGATCGGTTCCCGCTCGTTCTCGGCGGACCCCGAATTGGCGGGTGAGTTCGTCGAAGCACAGGTGGACGGCTACCAGAACTCGCGACAGCCGCGGCAGACGGTGTCGGCCGCGGCCAAGCACTTCCCGGGCCACGGTGACGCCTCCGCCGACAGTCACATCGACCTACCGGTGATCGACCGCAGCGAAGAGGACTGGCGGGCCAACGATCTCCCGCCGTTCGAACGGGCCGTCGAGGCGGGTATCGACGCCATCATGACCGCCCACATCTCGGTGCCGAGCCTCGACGACTCCGGTGACCCGGCGACGCTTTCCGAACCGATCATCACCGGACTGCTGCGCGAGGAGCTGGGTTACGACGGCGTGGTGGTCACGGACTCGCTCGGCATGGCCGGCGTGCGGCAGATGTACCCCGACTCCGAGATCCCGGTCCGGGCGTTGGAGGCGGGTGTCGACCAGATGCTCATGCCGCCGGACCTCGACGCGGCCGTGAACGGTGTGCTCGACGCGGTGGCCAGCGGCCGGATCACCGAGGAACGCATCGACGAGAGCGTGCTGCGCATCCTGAAGCTGAAGTACGAGCGGGGCATCGTGTCCTCCCCGTTCGTCCCCGAGCACCGGGCCGAACACGTGGTCGGCACCAAGCGCAACCGCGACACGGTGCAGCGCATCACCGACGCCACGACCACCGTGCTCAGCGATGATGCGAAGCTGCTGCCGCTGGACTCCGGCGTGCAGAACGTGCTCGTCACCGGTTGGAACCGGCCGGACTACCCCGGTTACGCCGCCGAACCCGTCGACGACCTCGCGGACGCGTTGTCGCAGCGCAGCGACGCGAACGTCACCAGCATGCCCACCGGAACCAACCCGGACCCGGCCACCATCGACGAGGTCGTGGCCGCCTCCGACGACGCCGACCTGGTGATAGTGCTCACCAACGGCTTGCGGGGCAGCGAGGGACAACGTGAGCTGGTTGAGCGGCTGACCAGCACCGACACCTCCGTGATCGCGGTCGCCGTTCAGGAGCCGTACGACCCCGGCTACGCGGAGGTTCCCACCTGGATCGCCACCTACGACTGGCGTGGCGTCACCATGACCTCGCTGGCCAAGGTGCTCGTCGGAGAGCACTCCCCCGAAGGGACGCTGCCCGTCACGATCCCGCACGGCGACGACCCGGACCAGACCCTGTACCCGTTCGGCCACGGGCTGACGTGGTGACCCCGAACCGACGTCAGGAACGAGACACACCATGACCGTGAACAGACGCAGGTTCCTGTCCGCGAGCGCACTCGCGGGTTCACTGCTGGCCACCACCGCGACGGCCGCGGCGGCCGCCCCACCCGAGACGGCCGGGCGCGGACGTCCGCGGGTGACGACGGGCGCCGACCGGTGGGCCGCCGACGGCTGGCGGCGGCTCAGGGGGCGCCGAGTCGGCGTGTTGTCCAACCCGACCGGTGTCCTCGCCGACCAGGTCCACGTCGTGGACTCACTGGTGGAGACGGGGATCCGCCCGGTCGCCGTGTTCGGCCCCGAACACGGTTTCCGTGGCAGCGCGCAGGCCGGTGGTTCCGAAGGCGACTACGAGGATCCGCGCACGGGCGTACCCGTGTACGACGTCTACGGCGTCGATACCGACAAGTTCGCCGAACTGCTGCGCAAGGCGGACGTGGACACGATGGTGTTCGACATCGCCGACGTGGGCGCGCGGTTCTACACCTACATCTGGTCGATGTACCGCGCCATGGCGGCCTCGGCCCGGGTGGGTGCGTCGTTCGTGGTGCTCGACCGGCCCAATCCGATCGGCGGGAAGGCCTACGGGCCGATGCTGGACCCGGCGTACAGCTCCGGCGTCGGTCTCAAGCCGATCGTGCAGCAGCACGGTATGACGGTGGGCGAGTTGGCGAAGTTCTTCGCCGCCGAACTGCTCCCCGAGGAGGGGGTACGGCTGGACGAGCTGGAGGTCGTCACCGTGCGTGGGTGGCGACGCCGGCACCTGTTCGCCGACACGGGGCTGTTGTGGACGCCCCCTTCGCCCAACATGCCGACCCCGGAGACCGCCGTCGTCTACCCCGGCACGGGGTTGTTCGAGG
It encodes the following:
- a CDS encoding DEAD/DEAH box helicase, yielding MTDDAGTRAHRLLHRTTAGIPEDLSPVTHVANLPAAEPRHTEWPEWVPDRVRDVLRNSGIDRPWAHQAEAASLAWDRHNVVVATGTASGKSLTYQLPALSTLVTDGKATVLYLSPTKALATDQLRAVSDMDIEGVRPATYDGDTPRGERPWVRDHARWVFTNPDMLHRGVLPAHPRWARFFRGLTYVVVDECHAYRGVFGSHVALLLRRLRRIARHYGAEPTFILTSATTAEPAEFATRLIGQDCVAVTEDTSPRGARTVALWEPPLLPELTGENDAPVRRSAGAEAARILAELVIEGARTLAFVRSRRGAELTALGARRILAEVAPELVDKVAAYRAGYLPEERRELESALLEGRLLGVATTNALELGVDISGLDAVVLAGYPGTLASFWQQSGRAGRAGADALVVFVARDDPLDTYLAHHPEALLERPVESAVLDPTNPYVLAPHLACAAAESALKSTDLDLFGATEARAVLDDLVAEKVLRRRPSGWYWTAREQPHHEVDIRGSGAEQVAVVEADTSRLLGTVDAVSACSTVHPGAVYLHRGEPYVVDELDLEHGVAFVHAEDPEWNTSARDVVDIEILDVVKRHVHDGVTVNLGHVAVTSRVVGYLRRLPSGEVLDHIPLDLPEQVLHTRAVWYTISEELLCGPRRRPGITGVEPARVPGALHAAEHAAIGLLPLFATCDRWDIGGVSTAVHADTGEATVFVHDGHPGGAGFADRGFAAFVPWLTATREAVLSCECPAGCPSCVQSPKCGNGNEPLDKAGAVAVLDIVLAAVGAAAGHGHFDDQAADDQVDNSR
- a CDS encoding bifunctional DNA primase/polymerase, giving the protein MLDTQWPNSWRAAFRIELRAEAIGLAWRGWPVIPGTYPDSDADTAHAGGVTQTRDSAEWTGPVPVHSDWERRLGAHPQQVAAWWTGKPYSLLVATGTVVDAVEVDDNLGRRAAMLLRATGRPAPIVAMPNGRWLFLTSSSESFPSTLSEVEGIRRHGKGGWIPLPPTPFEHGVVHWRVKPDVWGWKLPQADIVHDVLMRALRSESQVDTQRELSTWSSAA
- a CDS encoding Rv3654c family TadE-like protein, translating into MRPRDGDDTGAATVWAAGAIAVLLVIVGVVWTLGAVVVARHRAAGGADLAALGAAGRAIDGEMAACAHAEESARRMRVRVAECRLDGWDVLVTVQSEVRGPAGLGGTVTAKARAGPVIGTPTTDAVVEKEDTAGSIGGRSSVDADPSARAP
- a CDS encoding TadE family type IV pilus minor pilin, which encodes MEAAIGLCALVAVFAFVLAGVMAAVDQLRCTDAAAQAARALARGEPEVGAKRLVDALAPAGSTMTVNLSGDTVLVRVSARSVLPGVTPQAEAQARLEPGVERGSGSAAA
- a CDS encoding DUF4244 domain-containing protein, with amino-acid sequence MLDRILDTDGSDEGMSTAEYAIGTIAAAAFAALLYAIVTGDSVLTALTSLIERAISVDF
- a CDS encoding type II secretion system F family protein, which gives rise to MSNTMSIAVLVATAVLLLPSRASARLRDVLRTAPSVRPRSAVGVMRLRLPRRTSSHGDAVGDSPGCSAADTAFLADLLGACLIAGLPVPTAVSTVADVATGPVAEVLRSTGNALALGASAESAWQHARNHPDTAELARAACRTASSGSALAAQAFALAERIRNAATDRVEARAQRASVLVAGPLGLCFLPAFLCLGVIPVVLGLADHLTVTP
- a CDS encoding type II secretion system F family protein encodes the protein MLIAAMTVSAIGLLLWPSRAAGQRLARLLRPTVFPSGHPDDGEMARSTGPHRRFLTAFAVCVTVGCVLTVGMGATVGCGLLVAAVVLHRRARVRARTTVAVCGDLASLLRGVVTELRAGAHPVTAVENVAREAPRPLADRLRGLAASARFSGVPTAEPEVRAACGPGMEHVDRIFGRLATSWALSARHGIPLADVFDAVHRDMETTARSARQLDARLAGPRAGAAVLAFLPVAGLVLGEAMGAAPIPVLMGTSVGSVLFVVGAALLVAGVAWTSSMTGRVLQ